The Cannabis sativa cultivar Pink pepper isolate KNU-18-1 chromosome 8, ASM2916894v1, whole genome shotgun sequence genomic interval AGTGAATTAATTCGAAAGCAACCAATACTTTATCCGTTATTAACTTGGAAGAGAGAAATGCACTTTATGAATCCGAGATGACTTGGGAAAGATACGGTTTCAGTCTCAAAATAATAGACTTGGACACAAGTTTATAAAGAACATTACAGAGACTTATGGGTCGCAGCTGAGTCATATTCATTGGCTTTTTGACCTTAGGAATGAGTGTAATAAGTGTTTGATTGAAACTTGTAGGGTCACCGCCTTCATTGAGAACTTTGAGAACTGAACGAGTAACTAGATCACCAACAATGCCCCAATAGTTTGTGTAAAACATGACAAACATGCCATCAATTCCCAGGCTGCCATCTGAATTCATTGATTTTAAAGCTTCATAAATATCTGCAGCAGTAAAAGGCTGAGTGATAGCTCTATTATCAGACTCAGTGATGGTACATGGGACTTTGGAGAAGACAAATTGTAAGGCTTCATTATCTACACCATCAGTAGTGTAAATGTTCCGAAAATAGGACTGTACAACATTGGCAATTGCAACTTGAGAATTATGTTCCACACCATGATCATCCATTAATTTTTTGATGGCATTATTCTTCTTTCGACTATTGGCCTTTTGATGAAAAAACTTTGTATTGGAATCCCCTGACTTCAGCCAATTTATGCATGAtctttgtttccaataatccTCTTCTTGTGCTAAGAGTTCATCAAGTATATCTTCACAATGTTTTAGCTCTTCAAAGTGATCAAAAGTAGTAAGATTGGAATTTTGAAGAGTAGAAACTTTATGCTGAGTACTGTGAATCTTCTTTTGCAACCCACCAAACTTAGTTCGATGCCACGATAGAAGATGGGATGAGCAGGAAGACAGATTATTCTTAATCTGGAGAATAGGATCTGATGATGCATTAGTCCAATGTTTGTTGATAATGTCCAAGGCCTCTTCCTCATTCAGCCAAATTTTTTCAAAGTGAAACCGTGATTTATATTGTCTATGAGTTCCTCCAGCTACACTGCCAACGGAAACCAGCAAGGCTCTATGATCAGATTTTAAAAAATCCAAGTGACTGACCTCATTCGCACCAAAGTCAGGGAGCCAAGTATTATTGATAAAAGCATAGTCAAGCCTCTCTTTGACATTAGTGCCATTAACACTATTATTGTGCCAGGTATAACGAGCCAGGACATCAACGGAGCAGTGTCTTTCAAACGCTTCAAAATCTGCCATGTGAATGGTCTTTGAGAAGTGGCAGGTGCTCCATAAAAACCCAAGAAATGAAAAACAGGACCATCAGTAGTCGAAACATAACAATCAATAAAGTTTATACCATAATTCAGAACATTTACATTTACATCAGCTTTCCATAGTAACAGTAAACTCCCACTAAGACCAACTCTAGGAACTTCTAACCCAttagaaaaattaaacttagtacGAAATTTAGAAATAGCACCTATATTAAGCTTAGATTCCATAATAAATAGTACATCAGGTAAATGCTTAGAGATGAGCAAACGAAGCTGTCTTAATGCACGGGGGCTGGCCAAACCTCGTCCATTCCAACTAATGAGATTCATGATGATTGGCGAGGCTGTGAACCAGCCTTCGCCAAGAGAGCACCATCATCCTCCTCCACTAGTGAGAGTGTAGATAAGTCAGAAATGGGTTCTGGTTGTTGGTGCAGAGTTGTGTTGGTAACATCCGTGAGTGTAGAGTCCCTGGTTCGACATCTTTTTAACACTTGCCTTATGTTCCCACCTTGATTGACCATTTGACGTTTTGTGAAAGTGGAAGGTAGTTTTGCTGCATTGGTTAAGTTAGCATCCAGAGATGTTGCTGCAGAATTGCAATGTATGTATGCAGGAGGGGTGGCCACAGGTACAATAATTGCTTTTTGTGGTAAATAACCAGGGGGAAATTCCTTAGAACGATCAATAGCTGGTAATGCAGTAAAAGGGTTGCTAGATTGCCCAATATCTTAATTGATTGGTGTATTAGTTTTGCCTAAATTAAGATCATCAACATCAATACCTTTACCCTTGAAATCAATAGTCCAATTTGCACCAGGCACATCCAAATTTGCTCTTGAATCTGCAGTGGAAAGTGTTTTGGCATGTGGTGAACCAGAAGTAGCAATCGCAACATTGAGAGTTGGCATTCACTGATGTTGAAGTTGAGTAACAGATGCTAGAAGACCAGTAGATGGAAATCATTTCCCTTGATCAGATGTATGATCTTTGTCAAAGTAAAGATCATCAATAGCAACACTTTTACCCTTAAGATCACTTGTATAATTTGTATCTGACTTATCATAATTCACTCCTTGAGATGATGCAGCAGAAATTGAATTGGCATGTGAGAAACCAGAAGCAACAAGTGTAGTATTGGAAGTTGGCAGTTGCTGATGTAAAGATGCAGGAGAACCATTTGATGGGAGACATTTTTCTTGATCAGTTGCTGAGCGTGGTAGTGCAGGCGGTTGAGTAGGGTGAGTTATAATAGGATTGAGAGTGTTACGGGCTAATCGAGTGATGAAAGGCCATGGACCTGATTTAGAAAAATCCTGACGATATCGATCATAACTTGATCTTGGTAAGGTCGATCCTTCCATGCAAGGACCATATTCAAGAGCAGGATCAATGCCATCATCAAGCTTTTCCAGGAAGAGAGAGCACTTGTGAAAAACATGATCAATTATACCACATTCATAGTAGAAATCCAGCAGTCGTTCATATCGATACTCGATCCATAGTTCATCTCGTAACCAAGGTAGAGAAATCATTTGACCACGGA includes:
- the LOC133030526 gene encoding uncharacterized protein LOC133030526 → MNLISWNGRGLASPRALRQLRLLISKHLPDVLFIMESKLNIGAISKFRTKFNFSNGLEVPRVGLSGSLLLLWKADVNVNVLNYDFEAFERHCSVDVLARYTWHNNSVNGTNVKERLDYAFINNTWLPDFGANEVSHLDFLKSDHRALLVSVGSVAGGTHRQYKSRFHFEKIWLNEEEALDIINKHWTNASSDPILQIKNNLSSCSSHLLSWHRTKFGGLQKKIHSTQHKVSTLQNSNLTTFDHFEELKHCEDILDELLAQEEDYWKQRSCINWLKSGDSNTKFFHQKANSRKKNNAIKKLMDDHGVEHNSQVAIANVVQSYFRNIYTTDGVDNEALQFVFSKVPCTITESDNRAITQPFTAADIYEALKSMNSDGSLGIDGMFVMFYTNYWGIVGDLVTRSVLKVLNEGGDPTSFNQTLITLIPKVKKPMNMTQLRPISLCNVLYKLVSKSIILRLKPLVLCKANVHSAKAIRRSLTTYYRASGQQLNAAKSVLSFSPNTIPQLFSIGGKEVLLKAVAKSIPTYAMSCFRLSNTLIDQIEVMMNMFWWGSNFSGTGINWKTWKSLCHSKVEVGMGFKSFVHFNQALLAKQAWRIFFEPTSLLSRVLKPRYFKNNSFLDAGIGNYPSLTWRGIIWGKELLIKGLRWKVGDCHTITCASDPWIPSFTYFKPLLLKGDDRTITVSDLLTDDNRWDIPLLQSLFLASDVEKILSIPLSPFHRTNHLIWHHEMDGCYTVKSGYKMALSLEEQQPNTSTSPAISWWKKFWSLSIPSKVRIFLWRAMHDCLPVLDTLHTRHISDSGFCSLCNHEKETIIHALFRCTRPKKFWKASHFSIESLLSSHVGLQEIMIKFSTIHTQLELEQFACILWSLWIERNKERHGTKPHLVELLLFKSLSYLEEFQSARFVKPSDQKLISQQ